In a single window of the Tellurirhabdus bombi genome:
- a CDS encoding SusC/RagA family TonB-linked outer membrane protein codes for MRKILLLNVVMVMLAWLPALAQDRQVTGKVTSAEDQSILPGVSVQVKGTNRGTQTDASGNYSIGVPDGGTLIFSFIGTVTQELPVGSRTTLDVQLANDTRSLNEVVVVGYGTQQRRDLTGSQVTVKGDEIARLPVQTFETALQGRTPGVQITQGSGRLGSALQIRVRGAASISAGNEPLYVLDGIPITSQDVNTTDNELFSPLADIDPNDIESIEILKDASASAIYGSRASNGVVLISTKRGKAGRTNVTVGYYTGISRPTRLRKFLNGTQYKELFTEAAINSGLDPTEEFEGANLDINSAVNENWSEKAFRTGAVNQANFGINGGNEKTRFNLSGALNNQTGIIVGNEFKRNNIRLNVDHTISKKFTIGTSLALTRTINKKTPGDNAFSNPVQLNALPPIQSAYDPANPGQFNRQTLYYNNLIELANASNTANTYRMFGNLFGSYQIVPGLTFRSEYGFDFLNLQEEIYRGRITEDGAPTGYGYQAQSRSLNWTTNNTLSYLKTFGNHNIDVLGGVTYQEQTLQALSSEARGFPNDQFQKIASAARILSGSSTETGYSILSYVARANYKYMDRYLIGVSGRVDGSSRFGTNNRYGFFPSVSAGWILNEEAFIKDNIPVISLLKLRASYGVTGNSEIGNFDSRGLYVAIPYADQAGIRPSQIANPDLRWEKSTQFDLGLEFGVLNNRINGQIDVYSKVTKDLLLNVPQPGVNGFTTITRNIGSLRNRGLEFSVTSQNLVGALRWSTNFNIAFNRNKVLKLDVSPIRPNSRFLSYVTEGQPLGIFYGKKFLGADPDNGDALYEGEDGQPTNDPAAAPNKYVGDPNPNFTGGLSNTLSYKGFDFSVLLQFVSGNDLYNVAGLFQSVAADYFDNQTVDQLNRWQKPGDITSVPQARLYGANGTDVSSRWVQDGSFLRVKTASFGYTVPSQLLKKTFIQSARVYVSGLNLFTFTKYTGYDPEVTTQYANSSTQIANVALGHDFYTPPQSRTVTFGINLGF; via the coding sequence ATGAGAAAAATACTATTACTAAACGTAGTGATGGTGATGCTAGCCTGGTTGCCGGCTTTGGCCCAGGACCGTCAGGTAACCGGGAAGGTAACTTCTGCCGAGGACCAGAGTATTTTGCCGGGTGTGTCGGTTCAGGTTAAAGGAACCAACCGCGGGACACAAACGGACGCTTCGGGAAACTATTCGATTGGTGTACCGGATGGCGGAACGCTTATTTTCAGCTTTATCGGTACCGTGACGCAGGAGCTTCCGGTGGGTAGTCGCACGACCCTGGATGTGCAGTTGGCCAATGACACGCGGTCACTGAATGAAGTGGTAGTAGTTGGGTATGGAACCCAGCAACGCCGCGATCTGACCGGTTCGCAGGTGACCGTTAAAGGTGATGAAATTGCCCGTTTACCAGTCCAGACCTTCGAAACGGCTTTGCAGGGCCGGACGCCTGGGGTACAAATCACACAGGGTAGCGGACGGCTTGGTTCTGCCTTGCAAATCCGTGTACGGGGTGCAGCTTCGATCTCAGCGGGTAATGAGCCGTTGTATGTATTGGACGGTATTCCCATTACTTCTCAGGATGTTAATACGACTGACAATGAGTTGTTTAGTCCGCTGGCGGATATTGATCCGAATGATATCGAGTCCATCGAGATTCTAAAAGACGCTTCGGCTTCGGCTATTTATGGATCACGTGCCAGCAACGGGGTTGTTCTGATTTCAACGAAACGGGGTAAAGCCGGACGTACAAACGTAACCGTTGGTTATTATACAGGTATCAGCAGACCAACTCGCTTACGGAAATTCCTGAACGGCACTCAGTATAAGGAACTGTTCACCGAGGCCGCTATCAACTCCGGCCTTGATCCGACCGAAGAATTTGAGGGCGCGAATTTGGACATCAATTCAGCCGTAAACGAAAACTGGTCTGAGAAAGCATTCCGGACGGGTGCTGTTAATCAGGCTAACTTCGGCATTAACGGTGGAAATGAGAAAACTCGTTTTAACCTGTCGGGGGCGCTGAATAATCAAACCGGGATCATAGTTGGCAATGAATTTAAGCGGAACAACATTCGTCTAAACGTGGATCATACCATTAGCAAGAAGTTCACCATTGGAACTAGTCTGGCTTTGACCCGTACGATCAACAAAAAAACACCGGGGGATAATGCATTCTCTAACCCCGTGCAGCTGAACGCGTTGCCGCCTATCCAGTCGGCTTATGATCCGGCAAATCCTGGCCAGTTTAACCGGCAGACGCTGTATTACAATAACCTGATCGAACTAGCCAACGCGTCGAATACAGCCAATACGTATCGGATGTTTGGGAATCTGTTTGGCTCCTATCAGATTGTTCCGGGGCTGACTTTCCGGAGCGAATACGGGTTTGATTTCCTGAACCTACAGGAAGAAATCTACCGGGGTCGGATTACCGAAGATGGTGCACCAACGGGTTATGGTTACCAGGCTCAGTCTCGCTCGTTGAACTGGACGACTAACAACACCCTGTCGTATCTGAAAACGTTTGGCAATCACAATATTGATGTGCTTGGCGGGGTTACTTATCAAGAGCAAACCCTTCAGGCGCTTTCGTCAGAAGCCCGCGGTTTCCCCAATGATCAGTTCCAGAAAATCGCCAGTGCGGCCCGTATTCTGAGTGGTAGTTCTACGGAAACAGGTTACAGCATTCTTTCTTATGTAGCCCGGGCGAATTACAAATACATGGATCGCTATCTGATTGGTGTGTCAGGTCGGGTTGATGGTTCGTCACGGTTTGGGACAAACAACCGCTATGGTTTCTTCCCGTCGGTATCGGCAGGCTGGATTCTGAACGAAGAGGCGTTTATTAAAGACAATATTCCGGTGATTAGCTTACTTAAATTGCGGGCTAGCTACGGGGTAACTGGTAACTCCGAAATCGGTAACTTCGATTCACGGGGTCTGTACGTTGCCATTCCATACGCCGACCAGGCGGGTATTCGTCCGTCACAAATTGCCAACCCGGATTTGCGTTGGGAAAAATCAACCCAGTTCGATTTAGGTCTTGAGTTTGGTGTCCTGAACAACCGCATTAATGGACAGATTGACGTGTATAGCAAAGTGACGAAGGATCTCTTGCTGAACGTTCCGCAGCCGGGTGTCAATGGCTTCACGACGATCACTCGTAACATCGGTAGCTTGCGTAACCGCGGTCTGGAATTCAGCGTAACTTCTCAAAACCTGGTGGGTGCGCTCCGGTGGTCAACGAACTTCAACATTGCCTTCAACCGCAATAAAGTGTTGAAACTAGACGTTTCTCCGATTCGACCAAACTCTCGTTTCCTTAGCTACGTAACCGAAGGACAGCCGTTGGGTATTTTCTACGGTAAAAAATTCTTGGGTGCAGATCCTGACAATGGTGATGCTCTTTATGAAGGGGAAGATGGACAGCCAACGAACGATCCTGCGGCTGCGCCAAATAAGTATGTAGGCGATCCCAACCCGAATTTTACGGGCGGTTTGTCGAACACCTTGTCTTACAAAGGCTTTGACTTTAGCGTTCTGTTGCAGTTTGTATCGGGCAATGATTTGTATAACGTGGCTGGTCTGTTCCAGTCGGTTGCTGCTGACTACTTTGACAATCAAACGGTTGATCAATTAAATCGCTGGCAGAAGCCTGGTGATATCACCAGTGTTCCACAGGCGCGCTTATATGGAGCCAACGGTACGGATGTTTCGTCGCGCTGGGTACAGGACGGTTCCTTTCTGCGCGTGAAAACCGCTTCATTTGGCTACACGGTTCCAAGCCAGTTATTGAAGAAGACGTTTATTCAATCAGCGCGGGTATACGTGTCGGGGCTGAACCTGTTTACGTTTACGAAATATACGGGCTACGATCCGGAGGTAACAACGCAATATGCGAACTCATCGACGCAAATTGCTAACGTTGCTTTGGGTCACGATTTTTATACACCGCCACAAAGCCGGACAGTGACATTTGGTATCAACCTTGGCTTTTAA